Proteins encoded in a region of the Agromyces protaetiae genome:
- a CDS encoding glycosyltransferase, with the protein MPTKYLFAASTGGHLAQLHRLAEHLDGSEDSLWVTFRSPQSESLLHDRRVMYIPYIRPRDARGVARGMASIGRLLRQERFDRVMSTGAGIALAVFPLTRLRRIPNDYVESVSRVQGPSLTGRIVAASSLASTWTQHASWASKRWKLRSSVLAGFRSVPKQAPPADRAPLRVFCTLGTIEGYRFDSLIDRLIDVSGPGAHLVWQLGYSARDGLPGTTHSLMSNAAFEDAALTADVVVTHSGVGTILKLLDLGIRPVVVPRRSARNEHVDDHQEQIAALVEREGLAVVRESDELKQDDLRLASRLAVEPLIGRHDDAR; encoded by the coding sequence ATGCCGACCAAGTACCTGTTTGCTGCGTCGACGGGCGGCCACCTCGCGCAACTGCATCGTCTGGCCGAGCATCTCGACGGCTCCGAAGACTCCTTGTGGGTCACGTTCCGTTCGCCGCAAAGCGAATCGCTCCTCCACGACCGGCGCGTCATGTACATCCCGTACATTCGCCCCAGAGACGCGAGAGGCGTCGCGCGTGGAATGGCCAGCATCGGCCGACTCCTCCGGCAGGAACGCTTCGACCGAGTCATGAGCACAGGTGCGGGGATCGCGCTCGCGGTGTTCCCCTTGACTCGACTTCGGCGTATTCCAAACGACTACGTCGAGAGCGTCTCGCGCGTACAGGGTCCGTCGCTCACCGGACGGATCGTCGCCGCAAGTTCGCTCGCGTCGACCTGGACTCAGCACGCATCATGGGCCTCGAAGCGATGGAAGCTTCGTTCGAGTGTTCTGGCGGGGTTTCGTTCGGTGCCGAAGCAAGCTCCCCCTGCGGATCGAGCGCCACTTCGTGTGTTCTGCACGCTCGGCACCATCGAGGGCTATCGCTTCGACTCGCTGATCGACCGTCTGATCGATGTCAGCGGCCCCGGAGCGCACCTCGTGTGGCAGCTCGGCTACTCCGCACGAGACGGACTACCTGGAACCACGCACTCGCTGATGTCGAATGCCGCCTTCGAGGATGCCGCGCTCACAGCAGATGTCGTCGTCACGCACTCGGGGGTCGGGACCATCTTGAAACTGCTCGACCTGGGCATACGCCCCGTCGTCGTGCCGCGCCGATCCGCGAGGAACGAACACGTGGACGACCATCAGGAGCAGATCGCCGCGCTTGTCGAACGTGAGGGACTCGCCGTCGTCCGCGAGTCGGATGAATTGAAACAGGATGATCTCCGGCTCGCGAGCCGGCTTGCGGTGGAACCGCTGATCGGCCGTCACGACGATGCCCGCTGA
- a CDS encoding glycosyltransferase, translating into MKVDYLIGGFRISVGPTSTTPGPRTHILGFTDALKRSGADVRILLASSFPGMGRFTTVRQADYQAVSRSKLKVMAADLIRITAGLWSGLNVFARSLSRSSRADVLYERVAVFQSLSSFHRAKRRAFRIVEANGVLARETARDRKILAFEGLATWLERRTLRRADLVIAVSAALAAELQVYAGLKSSSILVLPNGADPSTVNLEDKSTPDDPILGFVGSVVAWHRLDALLETIAELRRADPDIAGGMRVEIIGDGPEIQRLTGDAGRLGLADVVTFVGPLAHDAALDRMQAWSIGFAGHEKSSSSVMYHSPLKLYEYAALGLIVACSPSADAHALRAAGADVHMYDSSGDATMAQVVRDALRAAKSDSRQARAERRASVEREHSWDARVNEMMGALAMGETR; encoded by the coding sequence ATGAAGGTCGACTATCTGATCGGGGGCTTCCGGATTTCCGTCGGCCCGACGAGCACGACCCCTGGGCCACGAACCCACATCCTGGGGTTCACCGACGCACTCAAGCGATCCGGGGCAGACGTGCGTATCCTGCTCGCGTCCTCTTTCCCGGGCATGGGCCGGTTCACGACGGTTCGGCAAGCCGATTATCAGGCGGTCTCTCGCTCAAAGCTCAAAGTAATGGCGGCCGATCTGATCCGCATCACCGCGGGGCTCTGGAGCGGACTCAATGTGTTCGCGCGATCCCTGTCCCGAAGCTCTCGCGCGGACGTGTTGTATGAACGCGTGGCCGTGTTCCAGAGTCTCTCATCGTTTCACCGAGCGAAGCGTCGCGCATTTCGAATCGTCGAGGCCAACGGCGTCCTCGCTCGCGAGACCGCACGGGATCGGAAGATTCTCGCGTTCGAAGGGCTGGCAACGTGGCTCGAGCGGAGGACGCTGCGCCGGGCCGACCTTGTCATCGCGGTGAGTGCTGCGCTGGCGGCCGAGCTGCAGGTGTACGCGGGCCTGAAGTCGTCATCGATCCTCGTGCTTCCGAACGGTGCCGACCCGTCGACCGTGAACCTGGAGGACAAGTCGACTCCAGACGATCCGATCCTCGGATTCGTCGGCTCGGTTGTGGCTTGGCACCGCCTGGATGCTTTGCTGGAGACCATTGCGGAGCTGCGACGTGCTGACCCTGACATCGCAGGCGGAATGCGTGTCGAGATTATCGGCGACGGTCCCGAAATTCAACGCCTGACGGGTGACGCCGGGCGGCTCGGCCTCGCCGACGTCGTCACCTTCGTCGGCCCTCTCGCGCATGATGCTGCTCTCGACCGTATGCAGGCTTGGTCGATCGGCTTCGCCGGTCACGAAAAGTCGTCGAGTTCGGTCATGTATCACAGTCCGCTGAAGCTGTACGAGTACGCAGCACTGGGGCTGATCGTCGCGTGCTCACCCTCTGCAGATGCGCATGCTCTTCGCGCAGCTGGGGCAGACGTACACATGTACGATTCGTCAGGCGACGCGACAATGGCTCAGGTGGTTCGCGATGCGCTTCGAGCGGCGAAGTCGGACAGCCGGCAAGCCCGAGCTGAGCGGCGAGCGTCGGTCGAGCGAGAACACAGTTGGGACGCTCGCGTGAACGAGATGATGGGGGCGCTTGCGATGGGGGAAACCAGATGA
- a CDS encoding nitroreductase family protein: MKAALVRARSRYRLFRDFLRDWRRYQRFATPLVSELTDRSDPRHLETHLTKDYHRVEKGLTLPTPKRPFGSDLLVRLDKVGTLADRMEAQYPAREYAREATSALCAWNGGGDQDSTLAPVLGTAGGALDPETARRFFTTRRSVRHFDVAREVPRAVLDSAVELAATAPSVCNRQPWKVRFFEGAAASAKALAYQNGNRGFGESVPVTAVISVDLRLFGQAGERNQAWIDGGIFLMNFVSALHALGVTSCMLNLSLTSAKADRLRDGLGLAAHEVPIAMVAIGYPATGARVARSPRRLASDVATYVSG; encoded by the coding sequence ATGAAGGCGGCGCTGGTTCGTGCGCGGTCGAGATACCGTCTGTTCCGCGATTTCTTAAGAGACTGGCGTCGGTATCAGCGTTTTGCCACGCCGCTCGTATCCGAACTCACCGACCGCAGCGACCCGCGGCATCTCGAGACGCACTTGACCAAGGACTATCACCGGGTCGAGAAAGGGCTGACGCTTCCCACACCGAAGCGTCCGTTCGGTTCTGACCTGCTCGTTCGCCTCGACAAGGTGGGCACACTCGCCGACCGTATGGAAGCCCAGTATCCGGCTCGAGAATACGCACGAGAGGCCACCTCGGCACTTTGTGCCTGGAATGGTGGGGGTGACCAGGATTCGACCCTTGCTCCCGTCCTCGGTACAGCCGGAGGCGCACTCGACCCCGAAACTGCACGGCGATTCTTCACCACGCGCCGGAGCGTTCGACATTTCGATGTCGCGCGCGAGGTACCGCGCGCCGTTCTCGACAGCGCGGTCGAGCTCGCTGCGACGGCGCCGTCGGTCTGCAACCGGCAGCCCTGGAAGGTGCGATTCTTCGAGGGAGCAGCAGCGTCGGCGAAGGCGCTCGCCTATCAGAACGGGAATCGAGGTTTCGGAGAGAGCGTTCCGGTCACCGCTGTGATCTCAGTCGATCTCCGGCTGTTCGGGCAGGCCGGCGAACGCAATCAGGCATGGATCGATGGCGGCATCTTCCTGATGAACTTCGTCTCCGCACTCCACGCGCTCGGCGTGACGTCGTGCATGCTGAACCTGTCTCTCACGAGCGCGAAGGCCGACCGTCTGAGGGACGGCCTCGGGCTGGCGGCTCATGAGGTTCCGATCGCGATGGTCGCGATCGGGTATCCAGCAACCGGCGCACGGGTGGCACGTTCGCCACGACGGCTTGCGAGCGATGTCGCAACGTACGTTTCGGGTTGA